The following are encoded in a window of Perca flavescens isolate YP-PL-M2 chromosome 24, PFLA_1.0, whole genome shotgun sequence genomic DNA:
- the LOC114550674 gene encoding formimidoyltransferase-cyclodeaminase-like, with product MKPILNLSADDIMAQLVECVPNFSEGRNQELKLADWSPDFGPAEFVPSWGATVTGARKFLIAFNVNVIGTKEQAHRIALDIREQGRGKTQPGHLQKVQGMGWYLDESNMAQVSTNILDYELTPLHTVHQEICSIAQVVSQLVSAI from the exons ATGAAGCCAATCCTGAATCTT TCTGCAGACGACATCATGGCTCAGCTGGTGGAGTGCGTCCCAAACTTCTCCGAGGGCCGAAACCAAGAG TTGAAGCTTGCTGATTGGTCCCCTGACTTCGGCCCAGCGGAGTTCGTGCCATCGTGGGGCGCCACGGTAACCGGTGCTCGTAAGTTCCTGATCGCCTTCAACGTGAACGTGATCGGCACCAAGGAGCAGGCGCACCGCATCGCGCTGGACATCAGGGAGCAGGGCCGCGGGAAGACACAG cCTGGGCATCTGCAGAAGGTGCAGGGGATGGGCTGGTACCTGGACGAGTCCAACATGGCCCAGGTGTCCACCAACATCCTGGACTACGAGCTGACCCCCCTCCACACGGTGCACCAGGAGATCTGTAGCATCgcacag GTTGTGTCGCAGTTAGTTTCTGCCATCTGA